In one Novipirellula artificiosorum genomic region, the following are encoded:
- a CDS encoding secretin N-terminal domain-containing protein, protein MTHNRFAHRCLYGMLLAWVSTWIVVVQASAQGVNAEIEATAQFDQTSATDSVRFSFDGVPWREVVNWIAEEADLALHVGDLPPGSFTYSDPESFTCQEAIDRINLFLLSEGYTLVQSGKLLSVINLGDPRSLQQLDVLAELVTVDRLAAAKNHDVVKCFFPLGELEAEDAVAELSALKLMMAPTVLAKTNQLLITDTVAKLKNVQAVLQAFEPDGMDNGTIVQSFALQNVDAEDILVVARPHLGLATGEMIGIDVSLSADLQGKHIFVTGVEDKVKLIENLVRAIDQPAESMTSSNQEMELRSHLIEGGNVETVYNVLQTLLAGKSVRLSMDESTRSVVALASPSVQQEIAQTVTQLQASDAAFEVIPLKTVDPYFAISLLEQMLDLPGPLDDLDEIDEDAPKIDADPGNMRLFVRGKKHQIEQIKSIVEGLEQDGVVRDVSDQIRVLPLRGKQAVETVVTAAKFWRSANPILLLPSTDSESSDQIERVPSGEILSLPSNEGSSVDPSQSDSLESAATNAKVLTSINNHQAFPIRVQVTPRGLILQSDDTVALDRFEEHLRSVAGPVDSLPSPPVVFYLQHAKADDALRMLGELIDGGESAKEGEAGTLVNGYVSGASSGALSSFIMSQDGTTTMMAGSMTVVADSRLNRLIAQGNAVEMDLIEGYLRIIDKDRSITSIETYGTSHVIELVNTNASEVAVAIREAFAGRVTGATGAGGQPNQRGAAQPAQRESGGNRDNENQEGDPRKAGAKRPASQPVKDLEPKITVAVHEPSNSLIVTAPDSLFAEVEKLAMVIDARGEQSVEVVTPISSEVFGAVLQQVLLGEERSRNDRSTSRSSGNSYQRSRTDR, encoded by the coding sequence ATGACACACAATAGGTTTGCTCACCGTTGCCTGTATGGCATGTTGTTGGCCTGGGTCAGCACTTGGATAGTTGTTGTGCAGGCGAGTGCCCAAGGGGTGAATGCGGAAATCGAAGCGACGGCGCAATTCGACCAGACTTCGGCGACCGATTCGGTTCGCTTCTCGTTTGACGGGGTTCCATGGCGTGAGGTGGTCAACTGGATCGCCGAAGAAGCGGACCTTGCCCTCCATGTCGGTGACCTGCCGCCTGGCAGCTTTACCTATTCCGATCCCGAGTCGTTCACGTGTCAAGAAGCGATCGATCGGATTAATTTGTTTCTGCTATCGGAAGGCTACACGCTGGTTCAAAGTGGAAAGCTCTTGTCGGTCATCAATTTGGGTGATCCCCGGAGTCTCCAGCAACTTGATGTGCTTGCCGAGTTGGTGACGGTCGATCGGCTTGCAGCAGCAAAGAATCACGATGTCGTCAAGTGTTTCTTTCCGCTCGGTGAACTGGAGGCCGAAGACGCGGTGGCGGAGTTGTCGGCGCTCAAACTGATGATGGCACCCACGGTTCTTGCGAAGACCAATCAATTGCTGATCACGGATACCGTTGCGAAGTTGAAAAACGTGCAAGCGGTTTTGCAAGCGTTTGAACCGGACGGGATGGACAATGGGACGATTGTTCAGAGTTTTGCGCTGCAAAATGTTGATGCCGAAGACATCTTGGTTGTCGCTCGCCCACACCTCGGATTGGCGACCGGCGAGATGATCGGCATCGACGTCAGTTTGTCAGCGGATTTGCAGGGGAAGCATATCTTTGTCACGGGAGTGGAAGACAAAGTCAAATTGATTGAAAACTTGGTGCGGGCCATCGATCAACCGGCCGAATCAATGACATCGTCCAATCAAGAAATGGAATTGCGGTCTCATCTGATCGAAGGTGGCAACGTCGAAACGGTTTATAACGTGCTGCAGACCTTGCTGGCCGGCAAGTCGGTTCGTTTGTCGATGGACGAATCGACTCGCAGTGTGGTTGCATTGGCTAGCCCATCGGTCCAGCAAGAGATCGCTCAGACGGTCACGCAGTTGCAGGCATCCGATGCGGCGTTTGAAGTGATTCCGCTGAAAACGGTGGATCCGTACTTCGCGATTAGTCTGCTGGAGCAAATGCTCGATCTTCCTGGGCCGCTCGATGATCTCGACGAGATCGATGAGGATGCTCCGAAAATTGATGCGGATCCAGGAAACATGCGGCTGTTTGTTCGCGGAAAGAAGCATCAAATTGAACAGATCAAATCGATTGTCGAAGGTTTAGAGCAAGACGGTGTGGTCCGTGACGTGAGCGATCAAATTCGGGTCCTGCCGCTGCGTGGAAAGCAAGCGGTAGAAACCGTCGTAACGGCGGCTAAGTTTTGGCGCTCGGCAAACCCGATTCTTTTGCTTCCCTCGACCGACTCGGAGTCTTCGGATCAGATCGAGCGTGTTCCAAGTGGTGAGATTCTATCCTTGCCCTCCAATGAGGGTTCCAGCGTTGATCCTTCGCAGTCGGATTCCTTGGAGTCTGCTGCCACCAACGCGAAGGTACTGACCTCGATCAACAACCACCAAGCGTTTCCCATTCGTGTTCAGGTGACTCCAAGAGGATTGATACTTCAGTCCGATGACACCGTGGCATTGGATCGCTTTGAGGAGCATTTGCGTTCAGTAGCGGGGCCGGTCGATTCCTTACCGTCGCCACCGGTTGTGTTCTACCTGCAACACGCCAAAGCCGACGACGCATTACGGATGTTGGGAGAATTGATCGACGGTGGCGAATCGGCAAAAGAAGGGGAAGCGGGAACCTTAGTGAACGGTTATGTTTCTGGGGCTTCGTCCGGCGCGTTGAGTAGCTTCATTATGTCCCAGGACGGAACGACGACGATGATGGCAGGTTCCATGACGGTGGTTGCGGATTCTCGGTTGAACCGCTTGATCGCGCAAGGAAATGCTGTCGAAATGGATCTGATTGAAGGCTATTTGCGGATCATTGATAAAGATCGCAGTATCACCTCGATTGAAACGTATGGGACGTCGCATGTGATCGAGTTGGTCAACACAAATGCCAGCGAAGTGGCCGTGGCGATTCGCGAGGCGTTCGCGGGGCGAGTGACCGGTGCGACGGGGGCGGGGGGGCAACCCAACCAGCGCGGAGCGGCTCAGCCGGCTCAGCGTGAATCAGGCGGCAATCGAGACAATGAGAATCAAGAAGGGGATCCCCGAAAAGCGGGCGCCAAGCGACCGGCCAGCCAGCCGGTCAAAGATCTTGAGCCCAAGATCACCGTGGCGGTCCATGAACCGAGCAATTCGCTGATTGTCACTGCGCCGGACTCGTTGTTCGCGGAGGTTGAGAAATTGGCGATGGTGATCGATGCTCGCGGCGAGCAATCGGTGGAGGTGGTCACGCCGATTAGTAGCGAAGTCTTCGGCGCTGTGTTGCAGCAGGTCCT